GCTCCGGACAAGCGACGCGCCGGCGCTGGCCGAGCTGGCCAATGACTGGCAGGTCGCGCGCATGCTGGCCCGCGTGCCGTTTCCCTACACGGTCGACGACGCGCTCAAGCACATCGTCAGCCAATCGGGGCGCGCGGATGCGCTGGAATGGGGCGTCTTCACCGACCGGCTGGTCGGATGCGTCGGCGTTTCCGATCACCTCGGCTACTGGTACGGACGGCCTTACTGGGGCCGGGGCTATGCGACCGAAGCCGGCGAAGCGGCGATCGGGGCCTTCTTCGCGTCAGGGGACGCCCCGTGCCTCGAATCCGGCCATTTCGAGGACAACGCCGCCTCGCGGCGCGTGCTCGACAAGCTGGGCTTCGTGCCGGTCGGCCGCTCGCTCCAGCGCTCCGAAGCGCGCGATGCGGACGTGGCGCATATCGACATGCGCCTGGAGCGGGCCGTCTGGCTGGAGCGTCAGGCCAAGGCGGGCTCGACCGAGGCGTCGTAGTCGATCGGCGTCGCGTGCCAGCCTTCGGCGCGCCTGGCCCAGAACGTCTCGCGCAAACGAGCCGAGATCGGCCCCGGCCGGTCGTTGCCGAGGATGCGGCCGCCCAGCCGGCTGACCGGCATGATTCCGCCCGCCGTGGTCGAGAGAAAGATCTCGTCGGCGTCCTCGAACGCCTCGACCGTGAGCGGCCGCACCTCGCAGGGAATGTCGAGCAGGCCGCACAGCTCGATCACGGTCTTGCGGGTGATGCCTTCGAGCGCGCCCTGATGCGGGCTCACGACCGTGCCGTCGATGATGGCGAAGGCGTTGAAGCCCGGCCCTTCCGTGATCAGGCCGTTGCCGTCGGTCAGGATCGCGGTCTCGGCGCCGGCGTCGTGCGCCTCGAAATTGGCGCGGGTCAGGTCGCCCCAGTGGAAGTTCTTGGCCGTGGGATCGACCGATTCCGGCGCGATGCGCGGCGTTTTCGCGACGATGGCGTGCACGCCGCGAGCCTGCTGCTCGGGTGTGAACAGCCAGACCCAGGGCACGGCGTAGCAGACGAGATAGGCCCGGCCATAGGCGGGATGATAGGGCAGGCCCGGCGCCGGCCGGCCGCGCAGGCAGTCCATCGCGACATAGGCCTCGCGCAGCCCGGACCGCCGCACGAGCCCCGTCAGGATGCGCGCGATGTCCGCGTCGCTCTCCCCGGGCTCGAGCCGCATCTTGCCCATCGACGCGCGGAACCGGGCGAGATGGTCGTCGAGGCGGAAGAACGCGCCGTGATAGACGCCGACCACGTCGTAGGTGACGTCCGAGCGGCGATAGCCCCAGTCGGTGACGGGAATCTTCGCCTTGGCGATCGGCGTGATCCGGCCGTCGACATAGGCGGCCCCCGCCGCGAACGGGTTGGTCGAATGCTCCGTGTCCATCGCCGTCTCCTGCCGCAAGGAACCGCCCTGCCCGTTTCTCTGGATCGCCGACCGCCGTGCCGGCGCCAAACTCGACTCTTCGAGACCACGCGATCCCGTTCCGTTTTCGACCTGCGTGAACCGACACGCGCACGGATGGCGCTCAAGACCGCGTCCGACTTCGCCACGTCATGTGATCACAAATCCTGGGGCCTGTCCATCGGATCGACCCGGCGCGCTGGGCATGGGACAACGGGACCGGCCACGACGGCGAGGACGGGCGTGCCGGGAGGTCCGGAACGTGCTGATCCCGGCCGGCGGGCCTCCGGTCGTGTCCGGCAGATGACGAGGGCGAGAGCGATGGCGACGATCTTCCTGGACTGTTTCGACGACATGCTGCCGCTGTGGGAACGCGTGCGGCGCGAGGGTGATCCCGCGATCACCGTCAACCTGTCGCCGGGCCAGCCGGACGACGTCCCTGCCCTGCTCGAGGGCTACGACATCTGCATCAACGACCACACCTATTTCGACGCCGATCTCCTGGCGCGCTGCACGGACCTGAGGCGCATCGTGTTCCTGGGCACGGGCGCCGCCAGCTTCATCGACGTCGCCGCGGCCGAGCGGCTGGGCATCGCGGTCGACATCATCAAAGGCTACGGCGACACCACGGTCGCCGAGCACACGATGGCGCTCGCCATGGCCGCGGCGCGCGGCGTCGCCCGCATGGACGCGGAGGTCCGGGACGGCGCCTGGCGGCAGATCGAAGGCGTCCAGCTCCTGGGCCGGACGCTGGGCATCATCGGCATGGGCGGCATCGGCAAGGAGGTCGCCCGGATCGGCACGGGCATCGGCATGGAGGTCCTCGCCTGGAACCGGACGCCCCAACCAGACTCGCCGCACGCAATGGCCCCCTTGGAGGACGTGCTGGCCAAAGCCGACATCCTGTGCGTCACCCTGGTCCTGAACGACGGCACCCGCGGCTTCCTCGATCGCGTGAAGCTGGGCCGGACCAAGCCCGGCGTCATTCTGGTCAACACCGCCCGCGCCGCGATCGTCGACCAGGAGGCCCTGGTCGCCCTGCTCCGGAGCGGGCACATCCGACACGCCGCGATCGACGTGTTCACGCAGGAGCCACCGGCCAAGGACGACCCCCTGCTGGCGCTGCCCAACGTCACGCTGACCGCCCACGCCGGCTTCATGACGCCTGAGGCGACCATGAGGATGCTGCGCACCGCGATCGACCTCGCCATCGCCGGTGGCGGCTGAGGCACCGGCACGGGCCGTCCTGCGCCCAGAGCGCGCCGTGCCCGCCCCGCTGGACGACCTGCCCCCATCGAGCATGACGATCCGGCGCGTTGCAGGTCGTGATCGGGAGAAAGGAGACGGCGACCGTGGCATCGCGACGTCGTTCGGACCGATGCCGGCGGAGTGTCAGACAGGCGTGGAGCGGGTGAAGGGAATCGAACCCTCGACACGTAGCTTGGGAAGCTACTGCTCTACCACTGAGCTACACCCGCGCCAGGTTAAGACGTAGCCAATCCCGGCGATCTCGGCAATGGCCGGCATCAGCCGTTGACGTCGCGGCCAGCTTTGCCTATCAAGCCGCTCGCGGGCGCATAGCTCAGTTGGTAGAGCAGCTGACTCTTAATCAGCGGGTCCAAGGTTCGAGTCCTTGTGCGCCCACCATTCCCGCCAGTGACTTAATTGTGTCAGGCACAGCGGCGCTGGAAAGAAGCAAGCACCGGGCAATCACGGTAATAAGTGAGGCCGCAGGCTAGGTTGTCGTCTCAAGCGGGACGTAGAATCGCAGACTCGCCACGTCACGCAGATTGTAACGCCTGTAGGTAGTTTGGACGCGCGCTGTGGACCTAGCCGCAGTTTATGACACTGATCGCCTTGCCATCCACTAACGTTAAACAGGGCTTGTCACGTAAACTGAAGCGGCACGCGCAGAACCGCGCAACACAGCGTTCAGGCGACTACAGCGAGCCCGGCAGCGTCGCGCCACTGAACAAAGGCCTGCAGTGGATTGAGGTGGGTCGGGAGCGCTCGGCGCTGATCGGCGGGAGGAACGAACAGGTTGCGCACGGCCGAGAAGACGGACGCGAAGCGCTGCAGGTTCCCAGGCGAGCGAAAACCCTACATCTGCCGCTCGCCTTTTCGCAACGGCACGTGCACGTTCTCAGCCCGATTGTTCAACCCCTTGTGGCTGCGGCGCTCAATGCTTGGCGC
Above is a genomic segment from Geminicoccaceae bacterium SCSIO 64248 containing:
- a CDS encoding GNAT family N-acetyltransferase, which codes for MAPDCRTPRLLLRPLRTSDAPALAELANDWQVARMLARVPFPYTVDDALKHIVSQSGRADALEWGVFTDRLVGCVGVSDHLGYWYGRPYWGRGYATEAGEAAIGAFFASGDAPCLESGHFEDNAASRRVLDKLGFVPVGRSLQRSEARDADVAHIDMRLERAVWLERQAKAGSTEAS
- a CDS encoding aminotransferase class IV: MDTEHSTNPFAAGAAYVDGRITPIAKAKIPVTDWGYRRSDVTYDVVGVYHGAFFRLDDHLARFRASMGKMRLEPGESDADIARILTGLVRRSGLREAYVAMDCLRGRPAPGLPYHPAYGRAYLVCYAVPWVWLFTPEQQARGVHAIVAKTPRIAPESVDPTAKNFHWGDLTRANFEAHDAGAETAILTDGNGLITEGPGFNAFAIIDGTVVSPHQGALEGITRKTVIELCGLLDIPCEVRPLTVEAFEDADEIFLSTTAGGIMPVSRLGGRILGNDRPGPISARLRETFWARRAEGWHATPIDYDASVEPALA
- a CDS encoding NAD(P)-dependent oxidoreductase; protein product: MATIFLDCFDDMLPLWERVRREGDPAITVNLSPGQPDDVPALLEGYDICINDHTYFDADLLARCTDLRRIVFLGTGAASFIDVAAAERLGIAVDIIKGYGDTTVAEHTMALAMAAARGVARMDAEVRDGAWRQIEGVQLLGRTLGIIGMGGIGKEVARIGTGIGMEVLAWNRTPQPDSPHAMAPLEDVLAKADILCVTLVLNDGTRGFLDRVKLGRTKPGVILVNTARAAIVDQEALVALLRSGHIRHAAIDVFTQEPPAKDDPLLALPNVTLTAHAGFMTPEATMRMLRTAIDLAIAGGG